One window from the genome of Musa acuminata AAA Group cultivar baxijiao chromosome BXJ1-4, Cavendish_Baxijiao_AAA, whole genome shotgun sequence encodes:
- the LOC103981338 gene encoding protein EMSY-LIKE 3 isoform X2 has product MEYGPSDSSGTDDDLPPTHHNRGARGGHVSGNGRAIVGAIVYPRLQNDMEVQIHRLEQEAYTSVLRAFKAQSDAITWEKESLITELRKELRVSDKEHRELLSRVNADDIIRRIREWRQTGGLQTGMLTNAQPDVAAPSPTVSASRKRQKTSQPIPSLSIGAPSPALQSQLGAPMQPSSSAAKRAASAGTKSKKPKSSMKYPSAGPSGRSQVANRNSSGVLVAGEPAEPASFDPLIGRKVMTRWPEDNNFYEAVITDYNPVEGLHALVYDIHTKNETWEWVNLKEISPEDIRWEGGDPGITHRSGQGPQGRGVKRTTGRGGSIPSAGKGRGSLKNQKKRDFPPSQNGISKKATGDIEILDTNTLIKEVEKLLGASHPDPLEFEKAKKMLKEHELSLIDAIARLADASDGESEDAERQFSYGQSMDRDRGWRDRQYGGNPHGADHDDDMAVEGGEGSEGDRMVAGGVSMGYHRGGNDDDL; this is encoded by the exons ATGGAATATGGACCTTCAGATAGTAGCG GCACTGATGATGATCTTCCACCGACTCATCATAATAGGGGTGCAAGAGGAGGCCATGTGAGTGGCAATGGCAGAGCCATAGTTGGTGCTATTGTATATCCTAGGTTACAGAATGATATGGAGGTACAAATCCATCGGCTCGAGCAAGAAGCATACACTTCAGTTCTTCGAGCATTTAAGGCTCAATCCGATGCCATCACTTGG GAGAAGGAAAGTCTTATAACTGAGCTTAGAAAGGAGCTGAGGGTGTCGGACAAGGAACACAGAGAACTATTGAGCAGGGTTAATGCTGATGACATTATTAGGAGGATACG GGAATGGAGGCAGACCGGTGGACTTCAAACTGGAATGCTTACAAATGCTCAACCAGATGTTGCCGCACCCAGTCCTACTGTATCAGCATCTCGAAAGCGGCAGAAGACGTCACAGCCTATACCTTCTCTCTCAATAGGTGCACCATCTCCTGCACTACAATCGCAACTTGGTGCTCCCATGCAACCATCATCATCAGCTGCAAAAAGGGCAGCTTCTGCAGGAACCAAATCCAAGAAGCCTAAATCG TCCATGAAATACCCATCTGCAGGTCCTAGTGGAAGGAGCCAAGTTGCCAATAGGAATTCTTCTGGTGTTCTTGTGGCAGGTGAACCTGCTGAACCAGCATCATTTGATCCACTAATTGGGCGGAAAGTCATGACTAGATGGCCTGAAGATAATAACTTCTATGAAGCTGTTATAACTGATTATAATCCAGTCGAG GGTCTGCATGCTCTAGTTTATGATATACACACAAAGAATGAGACATGGGAATGGGTCAATCTCAAAGAG ATTTCTCCTGAAGACATAAGATGGGAGGGAGGTGACCCAGGTATTACTCATCGGTCTGGTCAAGGTCCACAAGGCCGTGGAGTTAAGAGGACCACTGGTCGTGGTGGTTCCATTCCAAGTGCAGGAAAGGGAAGAGGATCTCTGAAGAATCAGAAGAAGCGAGATTTTCCTCCGTCCCAAAATGGCATCAGCAAGAAGGCCACCGGTGACATAGAAATACTCGACACCAACACATTAATAAAGGAA GTGGAGAAGCTTCTTGGTGCAAGTCATCCTGATCCTCTTGAGTTTGAGAAAGCCAAGAAAATGCTGAAA GAGCATGAACTATCATTGATTGATGCGATTGCAAGATTAGCTGATGCCTCTGATGGAGAAAGTG AAGATGCTGAACGCCAGTTCTCATATGGCCAATCTATGGACCGAGATCGAGGATGGAGGGATCGTCAGTATGGTGGGAACCCACATGGAGCTGATCATGATGATGACATGGCTGTCGAAGGTGGAGAAGGCTCTGAGGGCGATCGAATGGTCGCTGGTGGCGTTTCTATGGGTTACCACCGTGGTGGCAACGATGATGACCTGTAA
- the LOC103981338 gene encoding protein EMSY-LIKE 3 isoform X1 produces the protein MEYGPSDSSGTDDDLPPTHHNRGARGGHVSGNGRAIVGAIVYPRLQNDMEVQIHRLEQEAYTSVLRAFKAQSDAITWEKESLITELRKELRVSDKEHRELLSRVNADDIIRRIREWRQTGGLQTGMLTNAQPDVAAPSPTVSASRKRQKTSQPIPSLSIGAPSPALQSQLGAPMQPSSSAAKRAASAGTKSKKPKSGRTLPGASLVKSMKYPSAGPSGRSQVANRNSSGVLVAGEPAEPASFDPLIGRKVMTRWPEDNNFYEAVITDYNPVEGLHALVYDIHTKNETWEWVNLKEISPEDIRWEGGDPGITHRSGQGPQGRGVKRTTGRGGSIPSAGKGRGSLKNQKKRDFPPSQNGISKKATGDIEILDTNTLIKEVEKLLGASHPDPLEFEKAKKMLKEHELSLIDAIARLADASDGESEDAERQFSYGQSMDRDRGWRDRQYGGNPHGADHDDDMAVEGGEGSEGDRMVAGGVSMGYHRGGNDDDL, from the exons ATGGAATATGGACCTTCAGATAGTAGCG GCACTGATGATGATCTTCCACCGACTCATCATAATAGGGGTGCAAGAGGAGGCCATGTGAGTGGCAATGGCAGAGCCATAGTTGGTGCTATTGTATATCCTAGGTTACAGAATGATATGGAGGTACAAATCCATCGGCTCGAGCAAGAAGCATACACTTCAGTTCTTCGAGCATTTAAGGCTCAATCCGATGCCATCACTTGG GAGAAGGAAAGTCTTATAACTGAGCTTAGAAAGGAGCTGAGGGTGTCGGACAAGGAACACAGAGAACTATTGAGCAGGGTTAATGCTGATGACATTATTAGGAGGATACG GGAATGGAGGCAGACCGGTGGACTTCAAACTGGAATGCTTACAAATGCTCAACCAGATGTTGCCGCACCCAGTCCTACTGTATCAGCATCTCGAAAGCGGCAGAAGACGTCACAGCCTATACCTTCTCTCTCAATAGGTGCACCATCTCCTGCACTACAATCGCAACTTGGTGCTCCCATGCAACCATCATCATCAGCTGCAAAAAGGGCAGCTTCTGCAGGAACCAAATCCAAGAAGCCTAAATCG GGTCGGACATTGCCTGGTGCATCTTTGGTGAAGTCCATGAAATACCCATCTGCAGGTCCTAGTGGAAGGAGCCAAGTTGCCAATAGGAATTCTTCTGGTGTTCTTGTGGCAGGTGAACCTGCTGAACCAGCATCATTTGATCCACTAATTGGGCGGAAAGTCATGACTAGATGGCCTGAAGATAATAACTTCTATGAAGCTGTTATAACTGATTATAATCCAGTCGAG GGTCTGCATGCTCTAGTTTATGATATACACACAAAGAATGAGACATGGGAATGGGTCAATCTCAAAGAG ATTTCTCCTGAAGACATAAGATGGGAGGGAGGTGACCCAGGTATTACTCATCGGTCTGGTCAAGGTCCACAAGGCCGTGGAGTTAAGAGGACCACTGGTCGTGGTGGTTCCATTCCAAGTGCAGGAAAGGGAAGAGGATCTCTGAAGAATCAGAAGAAGCGAGATTTTCCTCCGTCCCAAAATGGCATCAGCAAGAAGGCCACCGGTGACATAGAAATACTCGACACCAACACATTAATAAAGGAA GTGGAGAAGCTTCTTGGTGCAAGTCATCCTGATCCTCTTGAGTTTGAGAAAGCCAAGAAAATGCTGAAA GAGCATGAACTATCATTGATTGATGCGATTGCAAGATTAGCTGATGCCTCTGATGGAGAAAGTG AAGATGCTGAACGCCAGTTCTCATATGGCCAATCTATGGACCGAGATCGAGGATGGAGGGATCGTCAGTATGGTGGGAACCCACATGGAGCTGATCATGATGATGACATGGCTGTCGAAGGTGGAGAAGGCTCTGAGGGCGATCGAATGGTCGCTGGTGGCGTTTCTATGGGTTACCACCGTGGTGGCAACGATGATGACCTGTAA
- the LOC135672071 gene encoding uncharacterized protein LOC135672071, translated as MVAAVLWPCMLINSWIHQAVVLHFMAHHYHHHHLRYLHSPCDLTVRRTSISTSIKCKTFLSSHVIRHIHHVVQALTNAKSMVWELLSRRNATSSTKPRRRQEEEVFSSIKPHVTPISEPLNPEEFEVDRCLYYDSTWNSMISAEVMNCDTASCYDDEKNEDEGGGGNEIDRLAEKFIASCYEKFRLEKQESYRRYQEMLARSM; from the coding sequence ATGGTGGCAGCTGTGCTATGGCCttgcatgcttataaactcctggATTCATCAAGCTGTGGTGCTGCACTTCATGGCTCaccactaccaccaccaccatctaCGCTACCTGCATTCTCCCTGTGATCTCACAGTGAGGAGAACGTCCATCTCAACCTCCATCAAATGCAAGACCTTCCTCAGCTCCCATGTCATTCGGCACATCCATCATGTTGTTCAAGCCCTCACCAATGCCAAGTCCATGGTTTGGGAGCTTCTTAGCAGAAGGAATGCCACCAGCAGCACCAAGCCAAGGAGAAGGCAGGAGGAGGAAGTCTTCAGCTCCATTAAGCCGCATGTCACTCCCATTTCAGAGCCATTAAACCCTGAGGAGTTCGAGGTAGATCGATGTCTGTACTATGACTCTACGTGGAATTCAATGATCTCTGCGGAGGTCATGAATTGTGACACTGCGAGCTGCTATGATGACGAGAAAAATGAAGATGAAGGTGGTGGTGGAAATGAGATCGACCGACTTGCAGAGAAGTTCATAGCGAGCTGCTATGAGAAGTTTAGGCTGGAGAAGCAGGAGTCTTATAGGAGGTACCAAGAAATGCTTGCAAGAAGCATGTAA